The following proteins come from a genomic window of Alnus glutinosa chromosome 10, dhAlnGlut1.1, whole genome shotgun sequence:
- the LOC133879037 gene encoding uncharacterized protein LOC133879037 produces MIVSKSECYSFVMHGARGKWTSVFASFLIMATSGAKYLFPIYSNNIKRNLGYSHSMLSTLSTWNEIGSNAGILSGLVAEVTPTKFMLAVSSVANFLSYLMIWLVVTEKVHKPQFWLMCVYMFIGANAQNFATTTSLVTSVKNFPERRSMMLGLLKGYFGLSGPILTQIYVFIYGDDSTSSILLAAWLPTSISLLVMYTLGEKAVKINQPNELKAFYHFLYLSAVLAVYLMTMALVKEYVAFSRVGNVGSALALCIFLFAPVVVASRQEVFIWRQMKAPPTTIIVESPQSVEQEQNSSADQAEEDTIIVEEEQNSSTDQAEEDIIIVEEEQNFSADQAEEDTIIVEEEQNSSEETKTSFFATIFNKPERGQDYGILQALLSIDMLIILLATLVGVGSCLTALYNMSEIGDALQYEPKAVIILLLLINLWNFAGRVLCGFISEKLVMKYKVPRPLMLSAILFLSCIGLLLIAFPFKDSLFLASAIIGFTLGAQLPLVLAIISDIFGLKHYSTLFNCGQMAGSVGSYLLNKELTGSIYNVEAMKLHGMEGLGKPLVCTGKKCFGLSFTIMAIGTFFGGLISLILATRTQEFYKGDIHKRYRVTNEKTKVASSLTEEVAVE; encoded by the coding sequence ATGATTGTATCAAAGAGCGAATGCTACAGTTTTGTTATGCATGGGGCAAGAGGTAAATGGACCTCAGTTTTCGCATCGTTTCTTATCATGGCCACTTCTGGTGCAAAATACCTTTTTCCAATCTACTCCAACAATATCAAGAGAAATCTTGGATACAGCCACTCAATGCTCAGTACATTGAGCACATGGAATGAAATTGGTTCAAATGCTGGGATTTTGTCTGGACTTGTAGCCGAAGTCACTCCCACAAAGTTCATGTTAGCAGTGAGCTCTGTCGCCAACTTCTTAAGCTACCTCATGATATGGCTAGTTGTCACCGAAAAGGTTCACAAGCCACAATTTTGGCTCATGTGTGTCTACATGTTCATTGGGGCCAATGCTCAGAACTTTGCAACCACAACATCTCTTGTCACTTCCGTCAAGAATTTTCCAGAGAGGCGATCTATGATGTTGGGTCTCTTGAAGGGTTACTTTGGGCTTAGCGGGCCTATACTTACTCAAATTTACGTATTCATTTATGGGGATGATTCAACATCTTCAATTCTTCTAGCAGCGTGGCTCCCAACATCAATATCACTATTAGTAATGTACACACTTGGAGAGAAGGCGGTTAAGATTAATCAACCGAATGAGCTTAAAGCTTTTTATCACTTTCTCTATCTATCTGCTGTGCTTGCTGTGTATTTGATGACCATGGCGCTAGTTAAAGAATATGTGGCCTTTTCCCGAGTGGGCAATGTTGGAAGTGCACTAGCGTTGTGCATCTTCTTGTTTGCACCTGTTGTGGTCGCCTCTCGACAAGAAGTATTCATTTGGAGGCAAATGAAAGCACCTCCCACTACAATAATTGTTGAAAGCCCTCAAAGCGTTGAGCAAGAACAAAACTCTTCAGCTGATCAAGCGGAAGAGGATACTATTATTGTTGAGGAAGAACAAAATTCTTCAACTGATCAAGCAGAAGAAGATATAATTATTGTTGAGGAAGAACAAAATTTTTCAGCTGATCAAGCGGAAGAAGATACAATTATTGTTGAGGAAGAACAAAATTCTTCAGAGGAGACAAAAACATCTTTCTTTGCAACCATTTTTAACAAACCAGAGAGAGGACAAGACTACGGAATATTGCAAGCATTATTGAGCATTGATATGCTTATTATcttgcttgcaacattagttgGAGTTGGCTCTTGCTTGACGGCCTTATACAACATGTCGGAAATTGGTGATGCCCTTCAATATGAGCCTAAGGCGGTAATCATCTTATTGTTGCTGATTAACTTATGGAATTTTGCGGGGCGAGTGTTATGTGGTTTCATATCTGAAAAATTAGTTATGAAATATAAAGTTCCTCGCCCCCTTATGTTATCAGCAATTCTTTTTCTCTCGTGCATCGGGCTATTGCTCATCGCGTTTCCCTTCAAGGATTCACTGTTTTTGGCGTCAGCAATCATTGGTTTTACACTTGGTGCACAACTGCCACTTGTTTTGGCCATAATTTCTGACATCTTTGGCCTTAAGCACTATTCTACTTTGTTCAATTGTGGACAAATGGCAGGTTCAGTTGGCTCATATTTGTTAAATAAGGAGCTCACTGGAAGCATTTACAATGTAGAGGCAATGAAGTTGCATGGAATGGAGGGTTTGGGAAAGCCACTGGTTTGCACgggaaaaaaatgttttggcctATCTTTTACAATAATGGCCATTGGAACATTTTTTGGAGGTCTAATTTCCTTGATTCTGGCTACAAGAACGCAAGAATTTTATAAAGGTGATATACACAAAAGGTACAGAGTTACCAACGAGAAGACTAAGGTGGCATCATCTTTAACTGAAGAGGTGGCTGTCGAATGA